In Cheilinus undulatus linkage group 24, ASM1832078v1, whole genome shotgun sequence, a single window of DNA contains:
- the LOC121506201 gene encoding lymphocyte function-associated antigen 3-like, whose translation MPHALQKLGLFFLVLSFSPSLADPVYMAIGGDAVLRPPPMDLPIKNIEWKHNEDIAADWHGNEFECFGQFKGRCEVNSDTGALTIKGLNLNDSGIYTPEINGRVPYKIELSVITRIAKPSVKSSCNNEKTYCLLICEGNDANAKPVVYRWFVDGKHGSSYKERNITKDTKGDSFRCLMMNPVSNETSESVTNPLTEQELSWPDTILVPVVIVLVVILFAAFIYKVIRGRRRKALLGRMQRVLHKMGFGLKGTKHEMGPLNQPPDGGGQSDTTQRLSNGAGEKAEKSV comes from the exons ATGCCGCATGCGCTTCAGAAGTTGGGATTGTTTTTTCTGGTCCTGAGTTTTTCTCCCAGTCTTG CTGACCCAGTTTACATGGCTATAGGTGGAGATGCTGTCCTCAGACCACCCCCCATGGATCTTCCTATCAAAAACATAGAGTGGAAACACAATGAGGATATTGCAGCAGATTGGCATGGAAACGAGTTTGAGTGTTTTGGCCAGTTTAAAG GTCGTTGTGAGGTGAACAGTGATACTGGAGCACTGACCATCAAAGGACTTAACCTGAACGACAGCGGCATCTACACACCAGAGATTAACGGCAGAGTACCGTATAAGATTGAACTCTCTGTTATCA CTCGTATTGCTAAACCCTCTGTAAAATCCTCCTGTAACAATGAGAAGACCTACTGTCTCCTGATCTGTGAAGGCAACGATGCAAATGCCAAGCCAGTCGTCTATAGGTGGTTTGTAGATGGCAAGCATGGATCTTCATATAAGGAGCGGAATATAACAAAG GATACAAAGGGGGACAGTTTCAGATGTTTGATGATGAACCCAGTCAGCAATGAAACCAGTGAAAGCGTCACAAACCCCCTCACTGAAC AAGAATTAAGCTGGCCGGATACCATCCTTGTACCAGTAGTGATTGTTTTGGTAGTCATTCTGTTTGCTGCTTTCATCTACAAAGTCATCAGGG GAAGAAGGCGAAAAGCACTATTAG GAAGAATGCAAAGAGTACTACACA AAATGGGATTTGGGCTTAAAG GGACTAAACATGAGATGGGACCACTAAATCAACCTCCTGATGGTGGAG GACAAAGTGATACTACCCAACGTCTCAGCAATGGAGCTGGTGAAAAAGCAG AGAAATCTGTATAA